A genomic stretch from Candidatus Vicinibacter proximus includes:
- a CDS encoding DUF4286 family protein, translated as MIIYNVTVKIDKDKTDEWLHWMKHHHIPEVLNTGFFVKCRLSKLDLNEEDGHTYALQYDCPSMDHLNKYMMLCAPELQKKHIEKYAGSFVAFRTILQVVEEIYPQVSVN; from the coding sequence ATGATTATTTATAATGTGACCGTAAAAATAGATAAGGACAAAACAGACGAATGGCTACACTGGATGAAACATCATCATATTCCTGAAGTCCTCAATACCGGTTTTTTCGTTAAGTGCCGATTGTCTAAGCTTGACTTGAATGAAGAAGATGGACATACCTATGCACTCCAATATGATTGTCCGTCAATGGATCATTTAAATAAATACATGATGCTGTGTGCTCCGGAATTACAAAAAAAACACATAGAAAAATACGCAGGGAGCTTTGTAGCCTTTAGAACCATTCTTCAGGTAGTAGAAGAAATTTACCCGCAGGTTTCAGTTAACTGA